A single window of Rhodococcus jostii RHA1 DNA harbors:
- a CDS encoding 3-hydroxyacyl-CoA dehydrogenase family protein — protein MTSGSVMSVGVVGAGTMGAGVAECLAQAGHDVIVVDPDPQAVDQARSRMRDSLRLAILLGRAGGPKPAEVTARVHWTGEMTDLRDAAVVIECVPERIDLKEKVFAELDRVCAPDALLASCTSGIPVDRLADTTTRPERVVGLHFMNPAPLKDTVEVVRGPRTSPQSLDRALALLASLNKTGIVVGDGPGFLLNRVLMLCIAEAAAALGDGIADAETTDALFEGCLGHPMGPLRTADLIGLDNVHDTMTALRELTGDDHYRPPESLVALVEAGHLGRKTGRGFHEYR, from the coding sequence ATGACGAGTGGCAGCGTGATGAGCGTCGGTGTGGTCGGGGCGGGAACCATGGGCGCCGGGGTGGCCGAATGTCTCGCGCAGGCCGGCCACGACGTGATCGTCGTCGACCCCGACCCGCAGGCTGTCGACCAGGCCCGGTCGCGGATGCGCGACTCGCTGCGGCTGGCGATACTGCTCGGCAGGGCCGGTGGCCCGAAACCCGCCGAGGTCACCGCGCGGGTGCACTGGACCGGGGAGATGACCGATCTGCGAGACGCCGCCGTCGTCATCGAATGCGTCCCCGAGCGAATCGACCTCAAGGAGAAGGTCTTCGCCGAACTGGACCGTGTGTGCGCACCCGACGCGCTACTCGCGTCGTGCACCTCCGGCATCCCCGTCGACCGTCTCGCGGACACCACCACGAGGCCGGAACGGGTTGTCGGACTGCACTTCATGAACCCCGCCCCGCTCAAGGACACCGTCGAGGTGGTGCGGGGACCGCGGACGTCGCCGCAGTCGCTGGACCGTGCGCTGGCGCTCCTCGCCTCCTTGAACAAGACCGGCATCGTCGTCGGCGACGGACCCGGATTCCTGCTCAACCGTGTCCTCATGCTGTGCATCGCCGAGGCGGCAGCCGCGCTCGGCGACGGAATCGCCGACGCGGAGACCACCGATGCGTTGTTCGAAGGCTGCCTCGGCCACCCGATGGGACCACTGCGGACCGCGGACCTGATCGGCCTGGACAACGTCCACGACACGATGACCGCGCTGCGCGAATTGACCGGTGACGACCACTACCGCCCGCCCGAGTCGCTCGTCGCCCTGGTCGAGGCCGGTCATCTCGGGCGTAAGACCGGGCGAGGATTCCATGAGTACCGGTGA